The following proteins are co-located in the Pomacea canaliculata isolate SZHN2017 linkage group LG10, ASM307304v1, whole genome shotgun sequence genome:
- the LOC112573239 gene encoding LOW QUALITY PROTEIN: uncharacterized protein LOC112573239 (The sequence of the model RefSeq protein was modified relative to this genomic sequence to represent the inferred CDS: inserted 1 base in 1 codon; deleted 4 bases in 2 codons), whose amino-acid sequence MLFLPNGHPEPQTEVLSLTKPKPSIERIEPKEQSFKDQNGDSSRKVDGGKIFHPDAYCELCDXEFCNKYFLKTHKANKHGIFDRTSPPPFSGSSSTPPSGMPLLPDAPVPFEVNLPASPPQKAELSTPPWQQQQQQPQQQQMPKKDTPNRPDHQLPSPSSKKSEAEAAAEKKVTSLISAVMNSIPSSQSAPGSDSSKSSGTSGSGNTSTSKDPSMEDYCEICQKHFCNKYYLKKHKQDVHGIIPETGPTTTKRSRASSSLLDLPVVSSVGMGSPMMLPQPMVSMGGMPALPPGVMVLNPFLQQMTIIPTGNPQPLLHGHQLHPPPHPSLPQPLPMPGSLPGPSPTPPTSSSSSGGSQMQSQSSPLGVLNPDAYCSLCRKEFCNKYFLKIHNANKHGCSFDDLPPEAHLLGDMVENRGFVVSGPPQSPKEKHDMHQVPGRSNPPPLTSISHMVTCRLCDKDFPNAHAYKLHQIAEHGKGLEASLPDPHENSLPKPDSPLERSAHDTFLRASVDASAAAQAAAAAAHAAAAASMVSMPPGSGGSGSGGTTMFGSMVAAKLADRVTCDICNKELCNKYFLKNHKLKMHGVDVDGTGSDKVQSAGRKTPQQPSPTSKHQQPLNMSVGSKPPMGLMPKLELRDFPDYSKDYRDYKMMKEFGTFKSFPDMPSYLADTIGSDFFRRSQPPFKGLDFSHPILPQGPVDCPAADELVKMGIDPEAYCEICKKEFCSKYFLRTHRSNIHGIKTEVPETDRNRSRPSSSLKQSNGNKLNISSNNNNNNNNNNNNLNNNNGSFSLHSFPMPGLAMGYGLDRGKGGSSYPGLNGGSGLHSSGLGGSSGLGGSGGLGGSGGLGGSGGLGARLKDGFEKHTWRWKEPVNSARVTCDICNKEVCNKYFLRTHKQNKHGIAPSDKSLSPTMSGSPVPSDVDASSNTSSQPDNFLVDKATGVMPRIEAYGAQPSADKSPKMLDQAKSRGDDEKCLSMASRNGAHSGTNFNSANNNSSGNFPTCHLCDRQFKNTQWLTAHLMKDHSELCDSEAVDMRMIPPVPRGLPSNAGGDAKVCRVCQVSFPSELNLQLHLLQEHNAHVMLQDEEDEEARPEGRRSAKSLYEKNYNSGWRSRGLGYRKRLALTPKKLKMYVCSLCDYQTSWHCNLVTHERDVHRLAAEECRYDAGPMEVEEEYTDSLENRFSSPRRMSGGFPPTVSMYRCGLCTARFNTHTFCRVHLQDVHIHLLKDFIVRKQVKSWRKLHCPSCRFSTRYYRRLRSHMIQNHNRVIAPNNWSFGEVRFAAGGGGSGIGRRRAEQNPEESSFFASYSKTEAMGLAMAPRGGEDSAAEDLVQQTFHRDVVVHRSSNNSRDATSPTSSVGDGNFLSTVASTPARPKVHDAVPVSFLLSPIAP is encoded by the exons ATGCTTTTCCTTCCTAACGGACACCCCGAACCGCAGACCGAGGTGCTGTCGCTCACCAAGCCCAAGCCAAGTATAGAGCGTATAGAGCCTAAAGAACAAAGTTTTAAAGATCAGAATGGCGACAGCTCCAGGAAGGTAGACGGTGGAAAGATTTTCCATCCAGACGCTTACTGCGAGCTGTGCG AGGagttttgtaacaaatattttttaaagactcaCAAAGCCAACAAGCATGGCATCTTTGACAGAACGTCTCCTCCACCATTCAGTGGCAGCAGCTCCACACCGCCTTCAGGGATGCCCTTGCTTCCGGATGCGCCTGTTCCGTTTGAAGTCAATCTTCCCGCATCGCCGCCTCAAAAAGCTGAGCTGAGTACACCACcgtggcaacaacaacaacaacagccacagcaacaacagatgCCTAAGAAAGACACTCCAAACAGACCCGATCATCAGCTGCCCTCGCCAAGCTCCAAAAAGTCTGAAGCCGAAGCAGCAGCTGAGAAGAAGGTGACGAGTTTGATCTCGGCCGTTATGAACAGTATTCCTAGCAGCCAGTCGGCTCCAGGGTCCGACAGCAGCAAGTCTTCCGGCACTTCAGGCAGCGGCAACACCAGCACCAGTAAGGACCCCAGCATGGAAGACTATTGCGAGATCTGTCAGAAGCACTTCTGCAACAAGTATTACCTCAAGAAGCACAAGCAGGACGTGCACGGGATCATCCCGGAGACTGGTCCCACGACGACCAAGCGCAGCCGGGCAAGCTCTAGTCTGCTCGACTTGCCAGTCGTCTCTTCCGTCGGCATGGGATCCCCCATGATGCTTCCTCAGCCCATGGTCAGCATGGGAGGGATGCCAGCGCTGCCCCCTGGCGTCATGGTGCTGAACCCTTTCCTACAGCAGATGACCATCATACCCACGGGCAAC CCCCAGCCGCTGTTGCACGGGCACCAGCTACACCCTCCCCCTCAT CCTTCACTTCCCCAGCCCCTCCCCATGCCCGGCTCCCTCCCAGGTCCCAGCCCCACCCCGCCCacttccagcagcagcagcggcggcaGCCAGATGCAGTCGCAGTCGTCTCCCTTGGGAGTGCTTAATCCTGACGCTTACTGCAGTCTCTGCCGTAAGGAATTCTGTAATAAATACTTTCTGAAGATTCACAACGCAAACAAGCACGGCTGTTCCTTCGACGATCTGCCTCCGGAGGCTCATCTGCTGGGAGACATGGTGGAGAACCGGGGCTTCGTCGTGTCGGGACCTCCGCAGTCCCCCAAAGAAAAGCATGATATGCACCAAGTGCCCGGCCGCTCGAACCCTCCACCACTCACCAGCATCAGCCACATGGTGACATGCCGGCTTTGCGACAAGGACTTTCCCAATGCCCACGCCTACAAACTGCACCAAATAGCAGAGCATGGCAAAGGCTTGGAGGCGTCACTTCCGGATCCACACGAAAACAGCCTGCCCAAGCCCGACTCGCCCTTAGAGCGCAGTGCCCACGACACTTTTCTCCGCGCTTCGGTGGACGCCTCGGCAGCCGCGCAGgcggctgctgcagcagcacacGCGGCTGCCGCAGCTAGCATGGTCTCCATGCCCCCTGGCAGCGGGGGCTCTGGCTCAGGGGGCACGACGATGTTTGGCAGCATGGTGGCCGCCAAGCTGGCAGACCGTGTGACTTGTGATATATGTAACAAGGAGCTGTGCAATaagtattttctgaaaaatcacAAACTTAAGATGCATGGCGTAGATGTCGATGGAACGGGGTCCGACAAGGTGCAGTCGGCGGGCAGAAAAACACCCCAACAGCCCTCTCCTACCAGTAAGCATCAGCAGCCACTGAACATGAGCGTCGGGTCTAAGCCGCCTATGGGTTTGATGCCAAAGCTAGAACTCCGCGACTTCCCTGACTACAGCAAAGACTACAGGGACTACAAGATGATGAAGGAGTTTGGAACATTTAAAAGCTTCCCTGATATGCCCTCGTATCTTGCAGATACCATTGGCAGTGACTTTTTCAGGCGGTCCCAGCCGCCCTTTAAAGGCTTAGATTTCAGTCACCCAATCCTCCCTCAGGGTCCGGTGGACTGTCCCGCAGCGGATGAACTAGTCAAGATGGGCATTGATCCTGAAGCATACTGTGAAATTTGCAAGAAGGAGTTttgtagtaaatattttcttagaaCGCACAGGTCGAATATTCATGGAATCAAAACCGAAGTTCCTgaaacagacagaaacagaTCCAGACCATCATCGTCTTTAAAGCAATCTAACGGCAATAAActcaacatcagcagcaacaacaacaataataataataacaacaacaacaatcttaACAACAATAATGGTAGTTTTAGCCTTCATTCGTTTCCCATGCCGGGATTGGCTATGGGGTACGGCTTAGACAGAGGGAAGGGTGGAAGCAGCTACCCAGGACTCAACGGAGGCAGCGGGCTTCATAGTAGTGGACTGGGAGGTAGTAGTGGGCTTGGAGGTAGTGGTGGACTGGGAGGTAGTGGTGGACTTGGAGGTAGTGGTGGACTGGGAGCTCGACTAAAAGACGGCTTCGAGAAGCACACATGGCGCTGGAAGGAGCCCGTGAACTCCGCGCGAGTGACCTGCGACATCTGCAACAAAGAGGTGTGCAACAAGTACTTCCTGCGGACCCACAAGCAGAACAAGCACGGCATCGCGCCTTCCGACAAGTCTCTGTCCCCGACTATGAGTGGTTCACCAGTGCCCTCTGACGTCGATGCCTCCAGCAACACGTCCAGTCAGCCAGACAACTTCCTAGTGGACAAAGCCACTGGAGTCATGCCGAGAATCGAGGCTTACGGTGCGCAGCCTTCTGCTGACAAGTCTCCTAAAATGCTCGACCAAGCAAAAAGCAGAGGGGATGACGAGAAGTGTCTGTCCATGGCCAGCAGGAACGGAGCTCACAGCGGTACCAACTTCAATTccgccaacaacaacagcagcggcAACTTCCCCACGTGTCACTTGTGTGACCGACAGTTTAAGAACACCCAATGGCTCACAGCCCATTTGATGAAGGACCACTCTGAACTGTGTGACTCTGAGGCTGTGGACATGCGGATGATCCCGCCTGTACCGCGAGGTCTTCCAAGCAACGCGGGTGGAGATGCGAAGGTGTGTCGGGTGTGTCAAGTATCCTTCCCCAGCGAGCTCAACTTGCAGCTGCACCTCTTGCAGGAACACAACGCCCATGTCATGCTACAAGAtgaggaggatgaagaggctAGACCGGAAGGCAGGAGGTCCGCAAAATCGCTGTATGAGAAGAACTATAATTCAGGATGGCGATCGCGCGGTCTTGGATACCGGAAGCGGCTCGCTCTGACCCCTAAAAAGCTGAAGATGTACGTCTGTTCTCTGTGTGACTATCAGACGAGTTGGCATTGTAACCTCGTGACCCACGAGAGGGACGTTCACAGATTAGCGGCGGAAGAATGCCGCTACGATGCAGGTCCGATGGAGGTAGAGGAAGAGTATACGGACTCGCTGGAGAACCGCTTTTCCTCGCCCCGTAGGATGTCTGGCGGTTTCCCGCCAACCGTTAGCATGTACAGATGCGGGCTGTGCACTGCACGCTTCAACACGCATACCTTCTGCCGCGTGCATTTGCAGGATGTCCACATCCACCTACTGAAGGACTTCATTGTCCGCAAACAGGTGAAGTCTTGGAGAAAGCTGCATTGCCCGTCTTGTCGTTTCTCCACGCGCTACTATCGCCGGCTTCGCAGTCACATGATCCAGAACCACAACCGCGTGATTGCGCCGAACAACTGGTCGTTCGGTGAGGTGAGATTCGCCGCGGGCGGAGGCGGCAGCGGCATCGGCAGGCGGCGGGCGGAGCAGAACCCAGAAGAGTCGTCATTCTTCGCGTCCTACAGCAAGACGGAGGCGATGGGTCTGGCGATGGCGCCACGTGGCGGCGAAGACTCGGCCGCCGAAGACCTGGTGCAGCAGACCTTCCATCGCGACGTCGTCGTTCATCggagcagcaacaacagccgcGACGCCACGTCGCCTACGTCGTCGGTTGGAGACGGCAACTTCCTCTCGACAGTGGCCTCCACGCCCGCGCGGCCGAAAGTGCACGACGCCGTACCTGTGTCCTTTCTGCTGAGCCCCATCGCACCTTGA